From Triticum urartu cultivar G1812 chromosome 2, Tu2.1, whole genome shotgun sequence, a single genomic window includes:
- the LOC125538762 gene encoding kelch domain-containing protein 4 — translation MGKKQKKPGKGKEKTERKTAKGEEKRARREAGKVGEEDDIDAILKNIQKEEAKKKEVHVEENVPAPSPRSNGSLTINPSKDTELILYGGEFYNGSKTFVYGDLYRYDVEKNEWKLVSSPNSPPPRSAHQTVAWKNNIYMFGGEFTSPNQERFHHYKDFWTHDLKTNQWEQILAKGCPSARSGHRMVLYKHKIVLFGGFYDTLREVRYYNDLHVFDLDNFKWEEIKPRPGCLWPSPRSGFQLVVYQDQIYMYGGYFKEVSSDKNASEKGTVHADMWSLDPRTWEWNKVKKTGMPPGPRAGFSMCVHKKRAVLFGGVVDMEVEADVLMSMFMNELYGFQLDNHRWYPLELRKDKPAKNKTKDIKRKETANDSESNIGNEDDDTMDCSEEATDVQSEVGGVSNHLTKSLTLNKVGSSQNSDVMSDSTEQEATPEAIKPIGRINASMAVGKDTLYLYGGMMEVKDREITLDDLYSLNLSKLDEWKCIIPSSESEWLEMSDDDDEEDEDEDDEDDSADDAMQTDEDEEESDEEAEKNVAVSGAVALLKGERKKLRRKEKRARIEQIRVILGLSDSQRTPTPGESLRDFYKRTNMYWQMAAYEHTQHTGKELRKDGFDLAETRFKELKPILDELAVLEAEQKAEEEASASTSSKKDPKKGKQKSAGR, via the exons ATGgggaagaagcagaagaagccggggaaggggaaggagaagacggagCGTAAGACGGCCAAGGGAGAGGAGAAGCGCGCCCGCCGCGAGGCCGGCAAGGTCGGCGAGGAGGACGACATCGACGCCATCCTC AAGAACATACAGAAGGAGGAAGCGAAGAAGAAGGAGGTTCATGTGGAGGAGAATGTCCCTGCGCCATCTCCCCGGTCCAATGGCTCG CTTACCATAAACCCATCGAAAGATACAGAACTAATTCTGTATGGTGGAGAGTTCTACAATGGTAGCAAG ACCTTTGTTTATGGTGATCTTTATCGTTACGATGTAGAGAAAAATGAGTGGAAGTTGGTATCTAGTCCTAACAGTCCACCTCCACGAAGTGCTCACCAGACAGTTGCATGGAAGAATAACATATACATGTTTG GTGGGGAATTCACTTCACCAAACCAAGAACGTTTTCATCATTACAAG GACTTCTGGACACATGATCTCAAAACAAATCAATGGGAACAAATTCTTGCCAAGGGATGTCCAAGTGCACGTTCAGGACACAGAATG GTCCTTTACAAGCACAAGATTGTGCTATTTGGTGGCTTCTATGACACTCTTAGGGAAGTGAG GTACTACAATGATCTGCATGTTTTTGATCTGGATAATTTCAAG TGGGAGGAAATTAAGCCTCGTCCTGGTTGCTTGTGGCCAAGTCCAAGAAGTGGCTTTCAGCTTGTTGTTTACCAAGATCAG ATATATATGTATGGTGGATATTTTAAAGAAGTTTCTTCTGACAAAAATGCATCAGAAAAAGGAACAGTTCATGCAGATATGTGGTCTCTTGATCCTCGTACTTGGGAGTGGAATAAG GTTAAGAAGACTGGGATGCCACCTGGCCCCAGAGCTGGGTTTTCAATGTGTGTTCACAAGAAAAGGGCTGTCCTTTTTGGCGGTGTAGTAGATATGGAAGTTGAAG CTGATGTCCTTATGAGCATGTTCATGAACGAGCTGTATGGATTCCAGTTGGATAATCACCGTTG GTATCCTTTAGAGCTCAGGAAAGACAAGCCTGCTAAAAATAAG ACAAAGGATATCAAAAGAAAGGAAACAGCAAATGATTCAGAAAGTAATATTGGTAATGAGGATGATGATACCATGGACTGCTCTGAAGAAGCTACTGATGTTCAATCTGAAGTTGGTGGAGTTTCTAATCACTTGACCAAGAGTCTAACCTTAAATAAAGTTGGCTCAAGCCAAAACTCTGATGTCATGTCTGATTCAACAGAACAAGAAGCAACCCCAGAG GCAATTAAGCCCATTGGTCGTATCAATGCATCAATGGCTGTAGGGAAAGATACACTATACTTATATGGAGGAATGATGGAAGTGAAAGATAGAGAAATTACTCTTGATGATCTGTATTCACTTAACCTTAGCAAACTAGATGAGTGGAAGTGTATCATACCG TCATCTGAATCCGAATGGTTAGAAATGTCCGATGATGACGATGAggaggatgaggatgaggacgatgAAGATGATAGTGCAGATGATGCTATGCAGACagatgaagatgaggaggag TCCGATGAAGAAGCTGAGAAGAATGTAGCTGTGTCCGGTGCTGTGGCTCTACTGAAGGGTGAACGTAAGAAATTGCGCAGAAAAGAGAAACGTGCCCGGATAGAACAGATCAGGGTCATCCTCGGTCtttctgattctcaaaggacacCAACG CCAGGAGAGTCACTGAGAGATTTCTACAAGAGAACAAATATGTACTGGCAAATGGCTGCCTACGAGCACACTCAACACACCGGAAAG GAGCTCCGCAAGGATGGTTTTGATCTTGCCGAAACTCGATTCAAGGAACTGAAACCCATACTTGATGAG CTGGCCGTGCTGGAGGCTGAACAAAAGGCGGAGGAAGAGGCCAGTGCGTCGACTAGTTCCAAGAAAGACCCGAAGAAAGGCAAGCAGAAGAGCGCGGGAAGATAG
- the LOC125533657 gene encoding very-long-chain 3-oxoacyl-CoA reductase 1-like, translating into MAGASAQPAWAQALAAVGLLVASRAALRLALWLYAAFLRPAKPLRHRYGAWAVVTGPTDGIGRALAFELAAAGLGLVLVGRSPDKLAAVSKEVRARHPGAGVRTFVLDFAADGLAANVAALAESIRDLDVGVLINNAGHCYPYARYFHEVDEALTRNLIRLNVEALTRMTHAVLPGMVQRKRGAVVNIGSAAATILPSDPLYAVYAATKAYVDQFSRSLYVEYRNKGIDVQCQAPWYVATKMASIRQASLFAPSPETYARAAVRYIGYEPRCTPYWAHALVWFLFTVVPEPIADRYVLGVSLGIRDKGRAKDARKKAM; encoded by the exons ATGGCCGGGGCAAGCGCGCAGCCCGCGTGGGCGCAGGCGCTCGCAGCGGTGGGCCTCCTCGTCGCGTCGCGCGCCGCGCTGCGCCTTGCGCTGTGGCTCTACGCGGCCTTCCTCCGCCCCGCCAAGCCGCTGCGCCACCGCTACGGCGCCTGGGCCGTCGTCACGGGCCCCACGGACGGCATCGGACGCGCGCTCGCCTTCGAGCTCGCCGCCGCGGGGCTCGGCCTCGTCCTCGTCGGCCGCAGCCCCGACAAGCTCGCCGCGGTCTCCAAAGAGGTCAGGGCCAGGCACCCCGGCGCTGGGGTGCGCACCTTCGTCCTCGACTTCGCCGCAGACGGGCTCGCCGCCAACGTGGCCGCTCTGGCGGAGTCCATCCGAGACCTCGACGTCGGCGTGCTCATCAACAACGCCGGCCACTGCTACCCGTACGCGCGTTACTTCCATGAGGTTGACGAGGCGCTCACGAGGAACCTGATACGCCTCAACGTCGAGGCCCTCACGAGGATGACGCACGCCGTGCTCCCTGGCATGGTGCAGCGCAAGCGGGGCGCCGTGGTGAACATCGggtccgccgccgccaccatccTGCCGTCCGACCCGCTCTACGCCGTCTACGCTGCCACCAAGGC ATATGTCGATCAATTCTCAAGAAGCCTATATGTTGAGTACAGGAACAAAGGTATCGATGTGCAATGCCAG GCACCCTGGTACGTGGCGACGAAAATGGCCTCGATCAGGCAGGCGTCTCTGTTCGCCCCGTCGCCGGAGACGTACGCCCGCGCCGCCGTGCGCTACATCGGATACGAGCCCCGGTGCACGCCTTACTGGGCGCACGCCCTCGTGTGGTTCCTCTTCACCGTCGTCCCCGAGCCCATCGCAGACAGGTATGTCCTTGGTGTGTCCCTCGGCATCCGCGACAAGGGACGTGCCAAAGACGCTAGGAAGAAAGCCATGTGA
- the LOC125533658 gene encoding very-long-chain 3-oxoacyl-CoA reductase 1-like, whose amino-acid sequence MAGASAQPAWAQALAAVGLLVASRAATRLALWLYAAFLRPAKPLRRRYGAWAVVTGATDGIGRALAFELAAAGLGLVLVGRSPDKLAAVSKEVSARFPGAEVRTFVIDFAADGLAASVAALAESIRGLDVGVLVNNAGHGYPYARYFHEVDEELRRNLIRLNVEAVTRMTHAVLPGMVERKRGAVVNIGSGAASIMPSTPLYTVYAATKAYADQFSRSLYVEYKNKGIDVQCQVPMYVATKMASIRQASLFAPSPETYARAAVRYIGYEPRCAPYWPHALLWFLFSVVPEPLVDGYVLGMSLGIRKMGRAKEARKKAV is encoded by the exons ATGGCCGGGGCAAGCGCGCAGCCGGCGTGGGCGCAGGCGCTCGCGGCGGTGGGCCTCCTCGTCGCGTCGCGCGCCGCGACGCGCCTTGCGCTGTGGCTCTACGCGGCGTTCCTCCGCCCCGCCAAGCCGCTGCGCCGCCGCTACGGCGCATGGGCCGTCGTCACGGGCGCCACGGACGGCATCGGCCGCGCGCTGGCCTTcgagctcgccgccgccgggcTCGGCCTCGTCCTCGTCGGCCGCAGCCCCGACAAGCTCGCCGCGGTCTCCAAGGAGGTCAGCGCTAGGTTCCCCGGCGCCGAGGTGCGCACCTTCGTCATCGACTTCGCCGCCGACGGGCTCGCCGCCAGCGTGGCCGCGCTGGCGGAGTCCATCCGGGGGCTCGACGTCGGCGTGCTCGTCAACAACGCGGGTCACGGCTACCCGTACGCGCGCTACTTCCACGAGGTGGACGAGGAGCTCAGGAGGAACCTCATACGCCTCAACGTAGAGGCCGTCACCCGGATGACGCACGCCGTGCTCCCTGGCATGGTGGAGCGCAAGCGCGGCGCCGTGGTGAACATCGGGTCCGGCGCCGCCTCCATCATGCCGTCCACCCCGCTCTACACCGTCTACGCCGCCACCAAGGC GTATGCTGATCAATTCTCCCGAAGCCTATATGTGGAGTACAAGAACAAAGGCATCGATGTGCAATGCCAG GTACCCATGTACGTGGCGACCAAGATGGCCTCGATCAGGCAGGCGTCCCTGTTCGCCCCGTCGCCGGAGACGTACGCCCGCGCCGCCGTGCGCTACATTGGGTACGAGCCTCGGTGCGCGCCCTACTGGCCGCACGCCCTCCTGTGGTTCCTCTTCTCCGTGGTGCCCGAGCCCCTCGTCGATGGGTACGTCCTCGGCATGTCCCTCGGTATCCGCAAAATGGGCCGTGCCAAGGAGGCCAGGAAGAAAGCGGTGTGA